TTAACATGAAagattttaaattttcatagagtCTTCCGTCATTACTCAGCTTCTGTTTTCAATGATAAATATATGCTAATTAGTAAATGTACCTTTGTATAAAGAAACTTATGTAGGCCTAGTACTGGCTAACAAAACTAAGGAATGATTTCTGCACCTGGAGTGAACAACATACCTAGTTGTAGAGCTGTGGTGTTCCAGCCTGTACTGCTGTAGCACCTACACCAGCGGATGGACCATAACTTTCATCATCCCCACGACGCTTAAAGCCCCGCATGGTAGTAGCTGACTCTGAGAGTTGTACTACACGCATCTGATCCTGCATAAGTTTTGTTTCAGTCACATGCCTTTCCAGATCACTTTCTTGCATTGGTGGTAGCACACAAGGAATGTACCGAGCAAAGAGATCTGGATAAGCCAGTGCATAATCACCATGGCCCAAAGAATGCAGCCGTACAAACAGTCCTAATAGTACAGAAGGATCCACTGCAAATGGCCTTGATAACAGATCTCGTACACTGTCTGTAACCAAAAACAAATGCATTTAACGTTGTTTCATATGATTTAAAAGACTTAATAATTTTTAGTATACTGCCATTCAAAAACACTAGAGTACTCAATGTGAGGAGGtggggaacaaaataaaaatgggggggggggggggggcaccctccATACAACCACACACACGAGGGGGGATGTGGGTATGTTAAATACAGTACTCAACACTGTGAAGACCAAACATGAGCATAGCTCGTGCCACAACTCTGTCTTAAAACGACCGCACCAGAGTATAGATCCTGCTGAATTTCCTTTATCCATAAGCCATCTATCACTCAAAAATACTTTCTGTCATTATTTTAAACCTTGTTATCTTTCAAAGAACTAaagtacacatgaaaaataaatctcaCAGCTGGTCGTTTTTTAATGTGTAttactcttgatggtacattaactACACACATGAAACTAACTCTTTAAATAACTGCATAAATGCCCGGCTTTCTAGGTCTGATATTCTTCTAAGTGGCTAGTCTCCAAAGGGTTAAGTCATTTCACTGTTGAATATGCTGGAAGCACCGTCCACATTtcccaacagaaaatgccataagaCATTTCAAGACTCAAAAAATTGTATGCAACGACACTTTTTTATTCTTAGCAATGACTAACTTAACTCACAGTATGTGACAATGTGAAGTCATTAAGAAATTTTAGCCTGTGTGGTAGATTGTATTCCTTGTTCTGATTTGGTTTAGTGTGTCTTCTTTATCTAAAATGCGCTTCACTATAAATACAGATACATAATTAGTTTCACAAAGAGCTGCAGATATTTTCATTCAGTGCCTAGTTTCACCTTTTACAACAGAAAACAAATGTAACTTATGGCCATGATAACAAGTGGCCAACAATGTGAAACTTGCCTCTCTCTGACAGTTGAGCTTGCTCATCAAGCAAGAGGCACTACAGTTTATGGTAGAAACTCAAACCTGCTCCAGTTTTATCACAGAgaactgtaaaaagtgaaaataatgGTGTCAGATATATCCTAGGACCAACTGGGGTTCTGAACCATTGGATTTATAGTTTGTCACTGACACAGCATCACATGGTATGCTATGGGATGATTTACGACTATGGTTGGCAGCTCTGAATTCAAATGTTACGAATAGGTATAACATATTTTCCTGTTCTTTGTATTGGTACTGTAATAATTTAATCACCTATAAAAGATTAAAATATAAACCAAGTGTGTTACTATTGGTGTCGTCTTCTGTCTGAAGACTTACCAATTTTCTATCCCCTTATGGCACAGGATGTGTTCTACCTACCTATCCTTTCTCttaatcaagttgtaccacaaagctCTCTTCTCATCAGTCTGATGCATTACCCATTCATTAGTTACTAGATCTACTCATCTAACCATTAAAATTCCTCTGCAACAACACActtcaaaaatttctgttctccTAGTAAAAGGTTTTACAGTGGAAAATATAAGAGAGCAACACAACTAAATCCATGTTCTGTTACAGCGTTCATTGAACATGTCATGTTGTGACTGGCTAATATAATTTACAccgataagccgaaacattatgactagTGCCTCATATTACATTGGATccacctggtggcattgcaggCATGTGAAATGCTAACACAAGTATGTCAGCGAAGCagaccctagtgaagatatgggcagtAATTGGGGAAATCCATTAGgataagtgactctgacaaagggcaggttattattatgCAGTGTCTGTGACAAATATCTCGAaaatggcaaagctggtcgaatgtctacagaaagaggtaggaggacagtgaaactaccagtaggtaCTAAATGGTTGGGCAttaatgactcttcacagaacgaggGGTCTGGAAGCTTGtatgctctgtaaagtaagatagacGGTGATTTGTGCCACCTCCGCCGAAAGTGCACGATGTTGGTGCACACACAAGcacttcagagcacaccgttcattgcacattgttgaatatggagcttcATGGCAGTGGCAGATCACCTCTTTTTGGCcaatgacatcatcagttacgattgcagtgggcaagggACCATCAGGATTTAACTGTCAATCAATGAAAATGTGTCAGCTCTTTGtgctaatcacatttttgctacaagatgttgatggtcatctccacaaacaccgtcatcgaagtgaatggcggcttgaaacgtgcagcgtgccacggacgcaagctggtgggagcaattttatgctatgggagacattctcctgtgcttgcatgggacctgtggtagtaatctaagacatgCTTGACACTTGTGAACCTTCTTGCTTGACTGCGATGTCATGTTATAGcagtataactgtctgtgtcacagaggcagaaccatgctacagtggtttcagcaaCATTATAGCAGACTCACATCGATGTCTTGGTGACTAAACTCGCCCGCTATTTATGCAAATTAAATGacttgtgacaatattatgaaaaggatagttgctactcaccatatagcggagatgctgagaggcagatagccacaacaaaaagactgtcataaaatGAGCTTTCAGTCAATAAGGCTTTCATCACAGATAGcgcacgtgcccccccccccccccccccccacacctgcagtctctggctgctgaagccacACTACAAGCATATTCTATctctgacaaaggccttattgactgaaagctcattttctgatagttcttttgttgtgcctatacgcCAcccagcatcttcactatatggtgagtagcaactattattttcataatactgttacattccatcctggattttccattgtttaacttttacatgacctgtgcatagacatctaatgccacttacctccacaaacctaccaacaaactgtcacatCTATGATATGCAGTAGCAgttatgtatttctttccaaagatggataaacaagctgttaagcagacggtcatactgttttggctcatcagtggacATGTTTTGTAATGAGGTATCAAGTAACCAAGAACAACACGTGAGGAAATGCAACAAATCTACGACAGCGTGATAACAAtgcttaaaaattttaatttcaacattCATCAAAAAGGAAATTTATAAGTGGAATCTTGTATTTTAGTTTATGTTAATGTAATTTAACATAAGACAACGACAttaatttctctcatttttgtCATCTTTCTTCATCTGTGCCTCTCCGATGCACCAAGAGCTAAATATATATTTCCCTCTTCAGATACTTATCATTATTGCCTTGAACAAATCTATTTCCTTTGTCTTGCAATATGTACTTTTCCTAAGTATTGGCATTCCAGCATCTCACGTCATTTGGCAAATCCAGGTGCTCCAAACAATATGAAAGTTTGTTTAGTATAAAACAATTAGACCTATATTCACGAGCTATATGAAAACTTGTGCCTTCTCTGTCTTGATAAAcaattcaatgcttgtactttctTTTCTCAGTCATATGACCTATATTTTTATTTGATTAATCCATCTGTTTGTAAAGTATGTAAATGTAAGAACCAATTCATAATGCATATTAGTTGAATACTTACTCATTAGTGTATCTATATGTTTGTTGGCTACTCGCACTCTGAAAAGGTCCAGCAATTCATTCTGCAATGTAGTTTGGAGTCTCATTTCAACAAAGAACTTATTCTGTGAAAAAAAAGTGAATGTTACATCAGTAACTGATAAATATTTTTGCAAAGAGATGACACACATAGTGAAATTACAATGATCAATGCCTAATTAGTTCTGAAAAccttcaaagaaacagtcaaaaaATGCAAACATTTCTTTTACAAACAATTCAAGTGTTACTGTTCTTGAATTGTGCTAGCATCCCCATACAGTGTTTTGACAAGTGACTCTCACTTTAGAATAGCAATCATTCTTTAACATACACTTACTTATTGGAAAGTACTGTCACCTTAAAATAGGCATTCACTCACatgaaaatttctcttcttgaatttcatttttttttcacccAAAACATAGCATTTTTGTTTGGAATCAAGATACTGTATCAAAATACCTTCCCATCATTTGTAGGTTCAAAATTGGGAGTTAAAATCTTCAGAGTTGGAGTATACTACAGAGTGTCTCACATAAAATCGGTAGGTCTCACATACTGGTCAATCATCTTTAGCCAAAATGCTTGTGAAGCGGCAACGCTGTCTTTAAAGTTGGCTTAAACTTCACTTTAATGAAAAGTTCAATGCAGCTGTGTATTAGTGCATCAGTTGTTGTCAGAAGCTCGAattgttgagttgttacagaaatggggcagttCGCATTAGGAAAACAAGTTGATAT
This genomic interval from Schistocerca cancellata isolate TAMUIC-IGC-003103 chromosome 3, iqSchCanc2.1, whole genome shotgun sequence contains the following:
- the LOC126177069 gene encoding CDK2-associated and cullin domain-containing protein 1-like → MDSTVQQCIVYEADSWNSLSEAIEKILQNKPIGWVSFEQMYAIVYKCVCSGSAEKMHGDLLELCSKHLDEVEQTLREKKTAHYQNHDDDSVSFVLSFRDALELYLNAVPQITPIFGFMNKFFVEMRLQTTLQNELLDLFRVRVANKHIDTLMNSVRDLLSRPFAVDPSVLLGLFVRLHSLGHGDYALAYPDLFARYIPCVLPPMQESDLERHVTETKLMQDQMRVVQLSESATTMRGFKRRGDDESYGPSAGVGATAVQAGTPQLYN